From one Musa acuminata AAA Group cultivar baxijiao chromosome BXJ2-6, Cavendish_Baxijiao_AAA, whole genome shotgun sequence genomic stretch:
- the LOC103986782 gene encoding transcription factor WER: MRGNPSCCKKTFNKGSWSATEDKILTDYVKAHGEGRWGKLPKSAGLNRCPRSCRLRWLNYLRPDIKRGNISHEEEDLIIRLHNLLGNRWSLIAGRLPGRTDNEIKNYWNTVLRKKVKACSVGSKKIMHSDKDEDGSSKSQEKVICQEFENSTSCNDASVSSQHDDRNICKKESKKSVVSGEIHLDTYFLGPEDCDPVMASVIEESCTKHPLDIDFSEIFGDNLQKDMRIWGIVDAPEPHDIMLFSNGISDSWFNGDDIQLYGGINLESFTTLFPSESEFLGL, from the exons ATGCGTGGAAACCCAAGCTGCTGTAAGAAGACCTTTAATAAGGGGTCTTGGAGTGCTACTGAAGACAAGATCCTCACAGACTACGTCAAAGCTCATGGAGAAGGGAGGTGGGGAAAGCTTCCCAAAAGTGCAG GCCTGAATCGATGCCCGAGGAGCTGCAGGCTCCGTTGGCTGAATTATCTGCGCCCAGATATCAAGAGGGGAAACATATCTCATGAAGAAGAAGACCTCATCATCAGGCTTCATAATCTCCTGGGGAATAG GTGGTCTCTCATAGCTGGAAGACTACCCGGTCGAACAGACAATGAAATCAAGAATTACTGGAACACAGTCCTAAGGAAGAAGGTAAAAGCTTGCTCAGTTGGATCGAAGAagatcatgcattcagacaaagatGAAGATGGGAGTAGTAAGAGCCAAGAAAAGGTTATATGTCAAGAATTTGAGAATTCAACCAGCTGCAATGACGCTTCTGTGAGCAGTCAGCATGAtgatagaaatatttgtaaaaaggaGTCCAAAAAATCAGTGGTAAGTGGAGAAATTCATTTGGATACCTATTTCTTAGGACCTGAAGATTGTGACCCAGTGATGGCTTCAGTGATTGAGGAGTCCTGCACAAAACACCCTCTGGACATAGACTTCTCCGAGATCTTTGGGGACAATCTCCAAAAAGACATGAGAATTTGGGGTATTGTTGATGCTCCTGAGCCCCATGATATTATGTTATTTAGCAATGGAATATCTGACAGCTGGTTTAATGGGGATGACATACAACTATATGGTGGTATCAATCTTGAATCATTCACTACACTATTCCCGTCTGAATCAGAATTTCTGGGCCTGTGA
- the LOC135586942 gene encoding uncharacterized protein LOC135586942 — MRIRKRPPFSSSHSLPSLPHPSDPPCQVHPPSARRETKESIAGEVLHPVGDLLIDPHELGENLKRRPAPGPPLSDPVANGDSCSRERVQVLKVKEGRSVDSNQRWNAKADSSHSHRVRGSSGAVALGEAAQTKTMEGNDGGNGDGGLETKLVEKEKKAKVTAQASAGPAAAYDNDCTSVGDRDKEGCDGGAAVVRAGNGSNVDGRRRRSPAVPVEGSRCSRVNGRGWRCCQKTLVGYSLCEHHLGKGRLRSMRSVRGQLGIRKPQWSTGGGNSVAPSTSAQKQPEEEEHATQSLHLLVAADNEVGKIEEDEEEEEKTVRKKIGMVKARSISSLLDGTNRPVLSPSLLSQVPEVGNEAKSSVS; from the exons ATGAGGATCCGAAAAAGACCACCCTTCTCTTCCTCCCACTCCCTCCCGTCTCTACCTCATCCCTCAGATCCACCCTGCCAAGTCCACCCACCAAGTGCGAGGCGTGAAACCAAGGAGAGCATAGCAGGAGAAGTGTTGCACCCAGTTGGGGATCTGCTGATAGATCCCCATGAGTTGGGGGAGAATCTGAAAAGACGGCCTGCTCCGGGCCCTCCTCTTTCAGATCCAGTTGCCAACGGCGACAGCTGCAGTCGTGAGCGTGTGCAG GTGCTGAAGGTGAAGGAGGGGCGGTCGGTGGATTCCAACCAGAGATGGAATGCGAAGGCCGATAGCAGTCACAGCCACAG GGTACGTGGCAGCTCAGGTGCAGTAGCATTGGGAGAGGCGGCGCAGACGAAAACGATGGAAGGAAACGATggtggaaatggggatggaggattgGAAACGAAGctggtggagaaggagaagaaggccaAGGTGACGGCGCAAGCAAGCGCTGGTCCTGCCGCAGCTTATGATAATGATTGCACCAGTGTTGGGGATAGAGATAAGGAGGGATGCGATGGTGGGGCAGCAGTGGTGAGAGCTGGGAACGGGTCAAACGTTGatgggaggaggcggaggagcccGGCTGTGCCGGTGGAGGGTTCGCGGTGCAGCCGCGTCAACGGCAGGGGGTGGCGCTGCTGCCAGAAGACCCTCGTCGGGTATTCTCTCTGCGAGCACCATCTTGGCAAGGGAAGGCTGAGGAGCATGAGAAGTGTCAGAGGTCAGTTGGGTATACGTAAGCCCCAGTGGAGCACTGGTGGAGGAAATAGCGTCGCACCATCAACTTCAGCGCAAAAgcaaccggaggaggaggagcacgCAACACAAAGTCTACACTTGCTTGTTGCTGCCGATAACGAGGTGGGCAAGATAGAGgaagacgaagaggaggaggagaagacggTAAGGAAGAAGATAGGCATGGTGAAGGCCCGATCTATCAGCAGTTTGCTTGACGGCACCAACCGCCCGGTGCTGTCGCCGTCGTTGCTATCGCAGGTGCCGGAAGTTGGCAATGAGGCAAAGAGCAGTGTGAGTTGA
- the LOC103986780 gene encoding uncharacterized protein LOC103986780 yields MATAYYHHNGPHCDSSYSPSPPLPLHLCLFLLTLFIFVGLSWYMAYESVFESLLDQLKLLLMASPLLLLLVVHWLSNDERRRVPFFIPLPERESFHRAGGSPWGVGLLVVLLMFMISYQSYFHERWFPLLSR; encoded by the coding sequence ATGGCCACTGCTTACTACCATCACAATGGCCCTCACTGCGACTCTTCTTACTCCCCATCCCCTCCCTTGCCGCTCCACCTCTGTCTCTTCCTCCTCACCCTCTTCATCTTCGTGGGCCTCTCGTGGTACATGGCCTACGAGTCGGTGTTCGAGAGCCTGCTGGATCAGCTCAAGCTCTTGCTCATGGCGTCACCGCTGCTGCTCCTCCTGGTCGTCCACTGGTTGTCCAACGACGAGCGGCGGAGGGTGCCCTTCTTCATCCCCCTGCCCGAGAGGGAGTCCTTCCACCGGGCCGGGGGATCGCCTTGGGGCGTCGGCCTCCTTGTCGTCCTCCTCATGTTCATGATCTCCTACCAGTCCTACTTCCACGAGCGCTGGTTCCCGCTACTGAGCCGATGA
- the LOC135614265 gene encoding uncharacterized protein LOC135614265 translates to MYNKKMKAKGNTMVTAAPKELCLLLYILVCKANLEHIKLLPSKHTTEPALSISNSHHQSIQHTDNMSTSTPSNKESTANKTKASAALQNDLVELINQHYDSCFKNVTGFDDFYRALHEIMEKLSESKGAIQLKLPSSDALKSAFEKHHPRENKALLKEEFKNIIKDVITFESFSMGKGALETIFFIFGAPICTFFLKRFIPGGARVSDDILIPAVTSGTVILLAKTNKL, encoded by the exons ATGTACAACAAGAAGATGAAagcaaag GGTAATACCATGGTCACTGCTGCACCCAAAGAACTTTGTCTTCTCCTGTATATATTGGTGTGCAAGGCCAACCTTGAGCATATCAAACTCCTACCGTCAAAGCATACTACAGAGCCAGCCTTGAGCATATCAAACTCCCATCACCAAAGCATACAACACACAGACAACATGAGCACATCAACCCCAAGCAACAAGGAATCCACAG CAAATAAGACCAAGGCTTCGGCAGCGCTCCAAAATGATCTTGTGGAATTAATAAATCAACATTATGATTCATGTTTCAAGAATGTGACAGGATTTGATGACTTCTACCGAGCACTTCATGAGATTATGGA AAAGCTTAGTGAGAGCAAAGGGGCAATTCAACTCAAATTGCCATCAAGTGATGCTTTAAAGTCTGCTTTCGAG AAGCACCACCCCAGAGAGAACAAAGCCTTGTTGAAGGAGGAGTTCAAAAACATCATCAAGGATGTGATAACATTTGAGAGCTTCTCCATGGGGAAAGGAGCACTTGAGACCATCTTCTTCATATTTGGGGCTCCCATATGTACCTTCTTCCTCAAGAGGTTCATCCCTGGAGGTGCAAGAGTGTCTGATGACATACTCATCCCTGCTGTCACTTCAGGCACTGTCATCCTCCTGGCTAAGACTAACAAGCTCTAA
- the LOC103988198 gene encoding transcription factor MYB106-like, with translation MGRSPCCEKVGLKKGPWTPEEDQKLLAYIEKHGHGSWRALPAKAGLQRCGKSCRLRWTNYLRPDIKRGEFSLQEEQTIIQLHALLGNRWSAIATHLPKRTDNEIKNYWNTHLKKRLAKMGIDPCTHKAKSDALVSADGHSKSAANLSHMAQWESARLEAEARLVRESKLRTASNSTILQQQQEQPQHQLGSSSSSSSTTALPPALLASKPGAPPGPPPCLDVLRAWHGVWPAKPAIERVDLESPTSTLSFAAAGVGLVDGNAAAVRHQGGENLEPETADWKCLAKDRMDSFAGFSVDAFGGEAPWLPEPYTSQEGCAWGQFGAGLTGLLLGDSGAQKPLGYCGDSYATRRETCEEEDEEEEEEEEDEEEKEGEAKKSYWNSILNSVNSSSSSNSAPAPAFYNNSARVDFLRRSPVP, from the exons ATGGGTCGATCACCTTGCTGCGAGAAGGTGGGCTTGAAGAAGGGGCCCTGGACGCCGGAGGAAGACCAAAAGCTGCTCGCCTACATCGAGAAGCACGGCCACGGGAGCTGGAGAGCGTTGCCTGCCAAAGCCG GGCTGCAGAGGTGCGGGAAGAGTTGCAGGTTGAGGTGGACCAACTACCTGAGACCAGATATCAAGAGGGGCGAGTTCAGCTTGCAGGAGGAACAGACCATCATCCAACTCCATGCTCTCCTTGGGAACAG ATGGTCTGCAATTGCCACCCATCTGCCCAAGAGaacggacaacgagatcaagaactactggaacacccacCTGAAGAAGCGGTTGGCCAAGATGGGCATCGATCCCTGCACCCACAAGGCCAAGAGCGACGCCCTCGTCTCCGCCGACGGCCACTCCAAGAGCGCCGCCAACCTCAGCCACATGGCGCAATGGGAGAGCGCACGCCTCGAAGCCGAGGCGCGCCTCGTGAGGGAGTCGAAGCTTCGTACAGCATCCAACTCCACGAtcctgcagcagcagcaggagcagcCGCAGCATCAGTTGGGGTCGTCTTCGTCGTCGTCCTCCACCACCGCACTGCCTCCTGCTCTGCTGGCCAGCAAGCCGGGCGCGCCCCCCGGACCGCCTCCCTGCCTCGACGTGCTCAGGGCGTGGCACGGAGTCTGGCCGGCGAAGCCAGCCATCGAACGGGTCGACCTGGAGTCGCCCACTTCCACCTTGAGCTTCGCGGCCGCCGGCGTGGGGCTCGTGGACGGCAATGCGGCGGCGGTCAGGCATCAAGGAGGCGAAAATTTGGAGCCGGAGACCGCGGACTGGAAGTGCTTGGCGAAGGACCGAATGGACAGCTTCGCAGGGTTCTCGGTAGATGCCTTCGGCGGGGAGGCGCCATGGCTGCCGGAGCCATACACCTCCCAAGAAGGGTGCGCATGGGGACAGTTCGGAGCAGGACTCACCGGACTGCTGCTGGGTGACTCCGGCGCCCAGAAGCCTCTTGGCTACTGCGGCGATTCCTACGCAACCCGACGTGAGACCtgcgaggaagaggacgaggaggaggaggaggaggaggaagacgaggaggagaaggaaggagaGGCGAAGAAAAGCTACTGGAACAGCATTCTCAACTCGGTCAACTCCTCGTCCTCTTCCAACTCTGCGCCGGCGCCGGCGTTCTACAACAACTCAGCTCGCGTAGATTTCCTGCGTAGATCTCCTGTGCCATGA
- the LOC103988197 gene encoding uncharacterized protein LOC103988197 yields METRSLALALLLPFLLSAGDALAPSPSPSPSPSPSRSPSPRRTPPKQVASTSLQLPPPPPPPPPPPPHPRVPRGRLEHQAGADAGAAPPGNPKQLNLGEKVGLAFLVVAVVLQVAFGGFLVFKRSQLSRTVRGDRRLSVPSLAHSP; encoded by the coding sequence ATGGAGACGCGATCGTTAGCTCTCGCCCTgctcctccccttcctcctctcCGCCGGCGACGCTCTcgccccctctccctctccctctccctcaccCTCCCCCTCCCGGTCGCCGTCCCCTCGCCGCACGCCGCCGAAGCAGGTGGCCTCGACCAGCCTCCAGCTgccgcctccgccaccgccgccaccgcccCCTCCGCCGCATCCCCGGGTTCCCCGTGGCCGCCTGGAGCATCAGGCCGGCGCGGACGCGGGCGCCGCGCCGCCCGGGAACCCCAAGCAGCTCAATCTCGGGGAGAAGGTCGGGCTCGCGTTTCTTGTCGTGGCCGTGGTGCTGCAGGTGGCGTTCGGGGGGTTCCTCGTCTTCAAGAGATCGCAGCTGAGTCGGACGGTGCGAGGCGATCGGCGGTTGTCGGTGCCCTCCCTTGCCCATTCTCCATGA